The Anolis carolinensis isolate JA03-04 chromosome 2, rAnoCar3.1.pri, whole genome shotgun sequence genome contains the following window.
gggcCTCAGACTCCCCAAAGCCTTAATCAGCTTGTTCAAGGGCCAGGAATTcgggaagctgaagtccaaaacacctggagggtgacaggttgtgcagacctgatCTAGAGCAAAGAATTCAGAATGTTCCTTTAAACTGTGCACTGGATATTACTAAACAATTCTATGTCACACTTTCACAGGAAATTGAAAAGGCTATCAATGATCTTACATACACCACTGCTGATATCAAAGATATGATAGAAAGCGTTGGGACTAGCCTACTGAAAGGGATCCAATGGAGAATGGCTGAATTGAAAGAAAAATTAAGCAAAGACTATTCTACAAAAGTAGAAAAGCTGCAGCTAATGGCAAACGAACTTCATATTCCCAAACAGCTTTATCATCAAATGAAAACTCTTTTGGAACAGCATTCCAATTCGGTGCATTTTTTGCAAGAGGATAAAATGCTGAGAAGCAAGCTAGAAAAACTTGTAGAAGAAAATTCTTTACTCCAAGACATGAAAGATTATTATATTTGTACTGGGCAATATTTTAAAGACTTGATGAAAGGTATTCCTATCACCAATTATATTATCTCTAATACTGATGAATTAATTGCAAGTTGCAATGAGATCCTTGAAGCATTTAGCCCAGAATGTCCTGGACATTCTTTATCCAGTGGAATTTCTAATGAATCTCTTTGCCAAAAATTACTGGACTTTTTTCAGAAAGCAAATCAAAAAAACCAAGATTCTGTTGAAAATAATTTTGATGACAATAATACATCAAGAACAATGGATAACTCACTGGAAGGAGAATCAAAACCAGGGCAAAACATGGTCTAACGTAAGCTTTAGAAATTGGTACTTCACACTTATATGCAAgttaaaagtaattaaaaataaaaacaaatgcccTTGTAACAGGTGCTCACTACtgttaaataaattatttatgaATGCAACTATATGCTATGGCATTTGACACATACTGTGCCAGAACTTGTTAATTAATTATCACCCAACAAGTTAGAAAATTAATTGAAAGGCAAGAGTAAAACATAAGTGCACAATGGATGATAACATAGGAAAGGTCACTATAAAAGTTAAACAGCATtagtgcaatttaaaaaaaacaaaaacaaaaaacaaacaaacagatatgGAATGTTATTTTATGATAGCATTTATACCCCCCTCTACAGTAAAGCAACTCTTAAGCTGATATCTTGTCAATAAAACATAGCTAGATATTCACTGGCTCATGGGAAAAAATGGCATAAAAGGAAAAAgcgatatggggggggggggggggggagagagaagagaacAAGAAAAGTTTTAGCATCAAGTTCATATAATGGcaagagtgttgttgttgttgttagatgtATTTGTATCTTGCTTTCCCCCATAATTGCGTCTCAAACTAACtcacaatttaaaagaacaatacaattcaaaacaaatgaggagaagaaaataaaattacattattcacAGTATAAAAAATTCAAAGCTGAAGttaaaagaattttttaaaaagaagataaaagctattaaaaacagtttagtTAAAAATACAGCACTCTTTAGCCTGTtgaaaactttgttttaaaaa
Protein-coding sequences here:
- the LOC134296062 gene encoding tripartite motif-containing protein 54-like; the protein is MEALAQVLSCPVCLELFTPPVLVLTCAHNFCKKCLEKILARQNCSHVNGQFSCPMCRKIIYLRGRGIGGLPRNILVESILEKFKYEQENLHAKEQDRLSQICEEHGESMNLMCLTDDKPICAICKLFGDHEAHNVAKISEVYAERKERLTKALDWVSEHFEHAEQARKEIEKAINDLTYTTADIKDMIESVGTSLLKGIQWRMAELKEKLSKDYSTKVEKLQLMANELHIPKQLYHQMKTLLEQHSNSVHFLQEDKMLRSKLEKLVEENSLLQDMKDYYICTGQYFKDLMKGIPITNYIISNTDELIASCNEILEAFSPECPGHSLSSGISNESLCQKLLDFFQKANQKNQDSVENNFDDNNTSRTMDNSLEGESKPGQNMV